One segment of Rubripirellula amarantea DNA contains the following:
- a CDS encoding agmatine deiminase family protein, with protein sequence MTTLLVLLSHSIGRADERVQMVLDPYGGAHVTQASTKPYPRLVAEFERTQVLMFGISDWQEHHNEILIEIAEKTSGRVNVLILCNDMLQIKTATKWLLDSGLDCSHVYFCEIRLDTIWLRDFGPIFAQTERGAHVLDFFYEGTRPRDDRLPAAWAKRTNVKHVSVPWTIQGGNLMCNGQGLGLVSNRIFEDNHITFPQKHYGMNAETERRRIVVDAFVKSCNLSQLVVLEPLQSELTKHVDMFSTFLSPNDVLVAQLDARKDPVNAAILERNVQRLSKVQVGDKPLRVHRIQIPARENTSWSAYTNAIIVDDLVLMPIFRSDPPMLVAAAKASYARLLPEHTIETIDMTSMKELQGELHCLSLHIPNFVPVPDRIYPFANAVDAYYP encoded by the coding sequence ATGACGACGTTGTTGGTACTGCTATCGCACTCGATTGGCAGAGCGGACGAACGTGTCCAAATGGTCCTTGATCCATACGGTGGTGCCCATGTTACCCAGGCTTCGACCAAGCCCTATCCACGTTTGGTCGCCGAGTTTGAGCGCACTCAGGTGCTCATGTTTGGAATTAGCGATTGGCAAGAGCATCACAACGAGATCCTGATCGAGATTGCGGAAAAGACTTCCGGTCGTGTTAACGTTTTGATTCTGTGCAACGACATGTTGCAAATCAAAACCGCTACAAAATGGTTGCTCGACTCTGGGCTCGACTGTTCGCACGTGTACTTTTGCGAAATTCGTTTGGACACAATTTGGCTTCGCGATTTCGGGCCCATCTTTGCGCAAACGGAAAGAGGTGCCCATGTTTTGGATTTCTTCTATGAAGGCACCCGGCCTCGCGATGACAGGCTTCCTGCGGCTTGGGCAAAACGCACCAATGTCAAACATGTCTCGGTTCCCTGGACAATTCAGGGTGGCAATTTGATGTGCAATGGGCAGGGGCTCGGTTTGGTAAGCAATCGGATCTTCGAAGACAATCACATTACTTTCCCGCAGAAACACTACGGGATGAATGCGGAAACCGAACGTCGCAGGATTGTGGTGGATGCTTTTGTAAAGTCATGCAACCTCTCGCAACTTGTGGTACTCGAACCCTTGCAATCGGAACTCACCAAGCATGTCGATATGTTTTCGACTTTCTTATCACCTAACGATGTATTGGTCGCACAACTCGACGCAAGGAAGGATCCTGTCAACGCTGCGATACTTGAACGAAACGTTCAGCGACTATCGAAGGTCCAGGTCGGTGACAAACCCTTGCGAGTGCACCGGATTCAGATCCCGGCGCGTGAGAATACTTCTTGGAGCGCTTACACGAACGCGATCATCGTCGATGATCTGGTGCTAATGCCGATCTTCCGATCGGATCCGCCTATGTTGGTAGCTGCAGCGAAAGCTTCGTATGCCCGTTTGTTGCCTGAGCACACTATCGAGACAATTGACATGACGAGCATGAAGGAACTGCAGGGCGAGCTGCATTGTCTCTCGCTGCACATTCCCAACTTTGTGCCGGTTCCGGATCGTATCTATCCGTTTGCCAACGCGGTCGACGCATACTACCCGTAG